A stretch of Caenibius tardaugens NBRC 16725 DNA encodes these proteins:
- a CDS encoding SDR family oxidoreductase: protein MSALGSQRLQGRVAFVSGGLRGIGLACVERFLAEGAEVILSDLDAPDSELAAATIARLGQAATYVQANVTREDDWQRARDAVIQRHGKLHILVNNAGIDLTGAVETTDLASWRRIMDINVDGVFLGVKTFVPLLAESGQGIKGGSSIINVSSIMGLVGFNEVSPYNASKGAVRLFTKGIAIEFAQKQMPIRANSLHPGFVLTPLLDGGFQRWVDKGFAEKTQDLFDMMASKTPIGRLADPAELASGVFFLASEDSSYMTGAELVIDGGWTAQ, encoded by the coding sequence ATGAGCGCATTGGGTTCACAGCGTCTGCAAGGCAGGGTCGCATTCGTATCGGGCGGGCTACGGGGCATCGGCCTCGCCTGTGTGGAACGGTTTCTGGCCGAAGGCGCGGAAGTCATTCTGTCCGATCTCGACGCGCCGGACAGCGAACTGGCCGCTGCCACGATTGCGCGGCTGGGGCAGGCTGCCACTTATGTGCAGGCCAATGTCACGCGCGAAGACGATTGGCAGCGGGCCCGCGATGCGGTGATCCAACGCCATGGCAAACTGCATATTCTGGTCAACAATGCCGGTATCGACCTGACGGGCGCGGTGGAAACCACCGATCTGGCCAGTTGGCGGCGGATCATGGACATCAATGTCGATGGCGTGTTCCTGGGCGTGAAAACCTTTGTCCCGCTGCTCGCGGAAAGCGGACAGGGTATCAAGGGCGGTTCCTCGATTATCAATGTGTCCTCGATCATGGGGCTGGTCGGCTTTAACGAGGTATCACCCTACAACGCCAGCAAGGGTGCGGTCCGTCTGTTCACCAAGGGGATCGCGATCGAATTTGCGCAGAAGCAGATGCCCATCCGCGCCAATTCCCTGCATCCGGGCTTTGTCCTGACCCCGCTGCTTGATGGCGGGTTCCAGCGTTGGGTGGACAAGGGTTTTGCCGAAAAGACGCAGGATCTGTTCGATATGATGGCATCGAAAACGCCTATCGGACGGCTGGCCGATCCGGCGGAACTGGCCAGTGGGGTCTTCTTCCTCGCCAGCGAGGACAGTTCCTACATGACGGGTGCCGAACTGGTTATCGATGGCGGCTGGACCGCGCAGTAA
- a CDS encoding VOC family protein, whose protein sequence is MTRPGPIKALGDIIQIAYLPADFDGALRHWTETMGVGPFFLMENVRLGDMRYRGEPSDAVFSIAIGYWGDIQIELIRAENDAPSIYTGEYAVTDRMHHVCIFVASIADARKACAEIGAEILVEGKVGDTGEVIYVDAGGGPGNVVELLQPMEGSEGLFAMMKQAARDWDGSDPLRKIG, encoded by the coding sequence ATGACCCGACCCGGCCCGATCAAAGCACTGGGCGACATCATCCAGATCGCCTATCTTCCCGCCGATTTCGATGGCGCCCTGCGCCACTGGACCGAAACCATGGGGGTCGGTCCGTTCTTCCTGATGGAGAACGTCCGCCTCGGCGATATGCGTTATCGCGGGGAACCCTCCGATGCGGTGTTCTCGATCGCCATCGGGTACTGGGGCGATATCCAGATCGAACTGATCCGCGCGGAAAACGATGCGCCCTCGATCTACACCGGCGAATATGCCGTGACCGACCGGATGCACCATGTGTGCATTTTCGTGGCTTCGATTGCGGATGCGCGCAAGGCATGCGCGGAAATCGGTGCCGAAATCCTCGTGGAAGGCAAAGTCGGCGATACCGGCGAGGTTATCTATGTCGATGCGGGTGGCGGCCCGGGGAACGTTGTCGAACTGCTGCAGCCCATGGAAGGTTCGGAAGGACTGTTCGCCATGATGAAGCAGGCCGCCCGCGACTGGGACGGTTCCGATCCGCTGCGCAAGATCGGGTAA
- a CDS encoding SDR family NAD(P)-dependent oxidoreductase codes for MSKRLDGKVALITGGTSGIGAGTVRRLAAEGAKVIFTGSNRAAADALCAETGARFEALRVQDADAWTGLMERIVSDYGRLDIAFANAGTEHGDASIEDIGIEGWDNVIAVNQTGVMLTVQHAIRAMKQNPDGPKGSIIVNSSMNAHRAMGNFMAYSVTKAAVVALVKSAAVHCGNQGYQIRTNAILPGVVETAMISDLIASADDPQAARAAYNSMSPLRRMATVEEVAGLVAWLASDEAAFVSGSEYVIDGATTAGMMGV; via the coding sequence ATGAGCAAACGGCTTGATGGAAAAGTCGCGCTGATCACGGGCGGGACTTCGGGCATCGGTGCGGGCACGGTCCGCCGGCTTGCCGCGGAAGGCGCCAAAGTGATTTTCACCGGTTCGAACCGGGCCGCCGCAGATGCGCTGTGCGCGGAAACCGGCGCGCGGTTCGAAGCCTTGCGCGTGCAGGATGCCGATGCCTGGACCGGCTTGATGGAGCGGATTGTGTCCGATTACGGTCGGCTGGACATTGCCTTTGCCAATGCCGGGACGGAACATGGCGATGCCAGCATCGAAGATATCGGCATCGAAGGCTGGGACAATGTTATCGCGGTCAACCAGACCGGTGTCATGCTGACGGTGCAGCACGCCATTCGCGCCATGAAGCAGAACCCCGATGGGCCCAAGGGCTCGATCATTGTCAATTCGTCGATGAACGCGCACCGCGCGATGGGCAATTTCATGGCCTATTCGGTGACCAAGGCGGCCGTCGTGGCACTGGTCAAATCGGCGGCGGTGCACTGCGGCAATCAGGGGTACCAGATTCGCACCAACGCGATTCTGCCCGGTGTGGTCGAAACCGCGATGATTTCCGATCTGATCGCCAGTGCGGACGATCCGCAGGCCGCGCGCGCCGCGTATAACAGCATGTCGCCCTTGCGGCGCATGGCAACGGTAGAAGAAGTCGCCGGGCTGGTCGCGTGGCTCGCTTCCGACGAGGCGGCGTTTGTCTCGGGCAGCGAGTACGTGATCGATGGGGCAACCACAGCAGGGATGATGGGTGTATGA